In Spirochaetaceae bacterium, a genomic segment contains:
- a CDS encoding ABC transporter permease subunit, with translation MGNVHTAGALRMEAAGTPAVVKRRTPWMKIRRHWQYYLMVALPLAYVIIFKYIPMVGAQIAFRDYSPVQGIWGSEWVGLEHFLLFFKSPNFIPLIRNVVAINVLVMTLGFVSPIILALALNEMRNIAFKRSVQMVTYFPHFISTVVMASMIILFLNPRVGFTGNLARLLGWEPVDFMGISAAFPWIYVFSEIWQRSGFGAIIYMAALAGINPELYEAARIDGASRLQKIRHIDLTGILPTIIILLILQSGEVMNLGFEKVFLLQNPLNLPNSEVIATYVYKIGLINASFSFGAAVGLFNSVINFTLIIVINAIARRVSEHSLW, from the coding sequence ATGGGCAACGTCCACACCGCGGGCGCCTTGCGCATGGAGGCGGCCGGCACACCGGCCGTGGTCAAGCGCAGGACGCCATGGATGAAGATACGCCGTCACTGGCAGTACTACCTGATGGTGGCGCTGCCGCTCGCCTACGTCATCATCTTCAAGTACATCCCGATGGTGGGCGCGCAGATCGCGTTCCGCGACTACTCGCCCGTGCAGGGCATCTGGGGCAGCGAGTGGGTGGGACTGGAACACTTCCTGCTGTTCTTCAAGTCGCCCAACTTCATCCCGCTGATCCGCAACGTGGTGGCGATCAACGTGCTGGTGATGACGCTCGGCTTCGTGTCGCCGATCATCCTGGCGCTCGCGCTCAACGAGATGCGCAACATCGCATTCAAGCGCTCCGTGCAGATGGTCACCTACTTCCCGCACTTCATCTCCACGGTGGTGATGGCGTCGATGATCATCCTGTTCCTCAACCCGCGGGTCGGATTCACCGGCAACCTGGCACGCCTCCTGGGGTGGGAGCCGGTCGATTTCATGGGCATTTCGGCCGCGTTCCCGTGGATCTACGTGTTCTCGGAGATCTGGCAGCGGTCCGGGTTCGGCGCCATCATCTACATGGCCGCGCTCGCCGGCATCAACCCGGAGCTGTATGAGGCGGCGCGCATCGACGGCGCCTCGCGCCTGCAGAAGATCCGCCACATCGACCTGACCGGCATTCTGCCGACCATCATCATCCTGCTGATCCTGCAATCCGGGGAGGTGATGAACCTCGGGTTCGAGAAGGTGTTCCTGCTGCAGAACCCGCTCAACCTGCCCAATTCCGAGGTGATCGCCACCTACGTGTACAAGATCGGCCTGATCAACGCCAGCTTCAGCTTCGGCGCCGCGGTCGGCCTGTTCAACTCGGTGATCAACTTCACCCTCATCATCGTCATCAACGCCATTGCCCGGCGCGTCTCGGAGCACAGCCTGTGGTGA
- a CDS encoding carbohydrate ABC transporter permease yields MTESAAPPLRSTRIRESFGDRVFLVFVTVFLTIILIMVLYPLIYVISSSFSSGHAVTTGKVWLLPVEPTLHGYQTAFAYPQILRGFQNSVIYTAFGTLINVVMTILIAYPLSRRDFYGRKVIMMGLVFTLMFYGGLIPTYLTVRAVGILNTRLAMVLPQALAVWQVIIARTFFQSTIADELVEAADIDGCSDLGFVWSVVLPLSKPIIAVLVLLYAVGHWNAYFDALVYLHQTDLFPLQIILRNVLILNDATRATMRASEEIAREGLIDILKYAVIVIASVPVMILYPFAQKHFVKGVMIGSLKG; encoded by the coding sequence GTGACCGAGTCCGCCGCGCCGCCGCTGCGCAGCACCCGCATCCGGGAGTCGTTCGGCGACCGGGTGTTCCTGGTGTTCGTTACCGTGTTCCTCACCATCATCCTGATCATGGTGCTGTATCCGCTCATCTACGTGATCAGTTCCTCGTTCAGTTCCGGGCACGCGGTGACCACCGGCAAGGTGTGGCTGCTGCCGGTCGAGCCCACCCTGCACGGATACCAGACCGCGTTCGCATACCCGCAGATCCTGCGCGGCTTCCAGAACAGCGTCATTTACACTGCCTTCGGCACGCTGATCAACGTGGTCATGACCATCCTGATCGCCTACCCGCTGTCGCGGCGCGACTTCTACGGCCGCAAGGTGATCATGATGGGCTTGGTGTTCACGCTCATGTTCTACGGCGGCCTGATTCCGACCTACCTGACGGTCCGCGCCGTGGGCATTCTCAACACGCGCCTGGCGATGGTGCTGCCGCAGGCGCTGGCGGTGTGGCAGGTGATCATCGCACGCACCTTCTTCCAGTCCACCATCGCCGATGAACTGGTGGAGGCGGCGGACATCGACGGCTGCAGCGACCTGGGCTTCGTGTGGTCGGTGGTGCTGCCGCTGTCGAAGCCGATCATCGCAGTGCTGGTCCTGTTGTATGCGGTGGGGCACTGGAACGCCTACTTCGACGCACTCGTGTACCTGCACCAGACCGACCTGTTTCCGCTGCAGATCATCCTGCGCAACGTGTTGATACTCAATGACGCCACCCGCGCCACCATGCGCGCCAGTGAGGAGATCGCCCGTGAGGGCCTGATCGACATCCTCAAGTACGCCGTCATCGTGATCGCGAGCGTTCCGGTGATGATTCTGTATCCCTTCGCCCAGAAGCACTTTGTCAAGGGTGTGATGATCGGGTCCCTGAAGGGTTGA